Proteins encoded in a region of the Thermodesulfobacteriota bacterium genome:
- a CDS encoding cytochrome c3 family protein, which translates to MVMPKDRTKSGIKIPRQKALTFAATLIFSLVLILSLPPAASARVTGPCANCHTMHNSQGGLPVAPGGPYGQLLVGDCVGCHSATDGATWKDPVTGAPIVNNTGQPSYGSQGLAGGNFYWVTVSDGNGHNVFPANPDDVLMSAPGEAYVGGGCGTNVCHSNLHLPFQTSSEFEPIHGYLNGRSGCTGCHMVSGFNKFSQIKSWHHTSVTDGVADSAAEGWYRFLSGHFSGYQYGVAGIEDGDWQYTSSASDHNEYLGKQVASGTGGFVSIAGNTATAFCCGCHGNFHIKRQGGAWIRHPVDRKIPASGEYADAFGAATGTATYDPIVPVARPTLAAVSDTVTIGTDMVMCLSCHRAHASPYPDMLRWDYATIQADGGGTGGCFQCHTSKN; encoded by the coding sequence ATGGTCATGCCCAAGGACCGGACGAAATCAGGCATCAAGATACCCCGGCAAAAGGCACTCACATTCGCGGCGACTTTAATCTTTTCCCTTGTCCTGATCCTATCGCTCCCACCCGCCGCTTCCGCCAGAGTGACGGGACCATGTGCCAACTGCCACACCATGCACAACAGTCAGGGGGGACTTCCGGTAGCGCCCGGAGGCCCCTACGGCCAACTACTGGTAGGCGACTGTGTGGGCTGCCATTCTGCCACCGACGGCGCGACCTGGAAAGATCCGGTAACCGGCGCTCCTATTGTCAATAATACCGGCCAGCCCTCCTACGGCAGTCAAGGTCTCGCCGGCGGGAATTTCTATTGGGTAACGGTAAGCGACGGGAACGGGCACAACGTGTTTCCGGCTAATCCCGATGACGTCCTGATGAGCGCCCCCGGGGAAGCGTACGTAGGCGGCGGCTGTGGCACAAACGTTTGCCATAGCAATCTCCATCTTCCTTTTCAGACTTCTTCCGAATTCGAGCCCATTCATGGCTACCTGAACGGGCGATCCGGCTGCACCGGCTGCCATATGGTATCCGGCTTCAACAAGTTCAGTCAAATCAAGAGTTGGCATCATACCAGTGTTACAGATGGGGTGGCGGATAGCGCTGCAGAGGGATGGTACCGGTTTCTGTCGGGCCATTTCAGCGGTTACCAGTACGGAGTCGCAGGCATAGAGGATGGCGACTGGCAATACACCAGCAGTGCCAGTGACCATAATGAGTACCTGGGTAAGCAGGTCGCCAGCGGGACTGGTGGTTTCGTCTCCATAGCAGGGAACACGGCCACGGCCTTCTGCTGTGGCTGTCACGGAAATTTCCACATCAAGAGACAGGGAGGGGCCTGGATACGACACCCCGTAGATCGTAAGATACCGGCGTCCGGTGAATACGCCGACGCTTTCGGTGCCGCCACCGGCACCGCGACGTATGACCCCATCGTCCCCGTAGCCCGACCCACACTCGCCGCGGTCAGTGACACGGTAACCATAGGCACGGACATGGTCATGTGTCTCTCCTGCCATAGGGCCCACGCCAGCCCCTATCCTGACATGCTTCGATGGGACTACGCGACTATCCAGGCCGACGGTGGAGGAACCGGCGGCTGCTTCCAATGTCACACGAGCAAGAATTAG
- a CDS encoding STAS domain-containing protein yields MADAYSPCQEQAEGIIKLRGEIGVHHLDDLYECLKDRFVLEQDLTIDCQEVVQMDTAAIQVLIAFKKSLTEGHRLTIKNIPPDLEKVWEIIGVKQMILKE; encoded by the coding sequence ATGGCTGATGCGTATTCTCCATGTCAGGAACAGGCAGAAGGCATTATTAAGTTGCGTGGCGAGATAGGCGTCCACCATCTTGACGACTTATATGAGTGCCTGAAGGATCGGTTTGTGCTGGAGCAGGATCTGACTATAGACTGTCAGGAAGTCGTGCAGATGGATACAGCGGCTATACAGGTACTGATAGCCTTCAAAAAATCTCTTACCGAAGGTCACAGGCTGACCATTAAAAATATACCGCCCGACTTGGAAAAGGTTTGGGAAATAATCGGGGTCAAACAGATGATCCTGAAAGAATAG
- a CDS encoding protein-glutamate O-methyltransferase CheR — MQPLKDGRDLSEENDAGHATGRFARPGVSSTEANFKPLQKLIEEKTGIFLPEHKEMLFTSRLNSRFKSLGLKSIDAYTQYLRHAPDAENELARAVDCLTTHTTHFYREKHHFEFLNDVVFPHLLQEGEKNGVRRLAVWCAGCSTGEEVYTVAITTNTFWGQYPSWKIKIMATDISREILEVARTGIYPHSIKKDIPNLYLRSFFTEITSDGLRCLQVKPILENMISFEEHNLMDGIPSLFPFDIIFCRNVLIYMGKEAKKDILNTFYRALRDDGFLFLGHSESLIGLNDKFYPMGRTIYQKIPEA; from the coding sequence ATGCAACCGCTTAAGGACGGCCGTGATCTTTCTGAAGAAAACGACGCGGGTCATGCCACGGGCAGATTCGCACGCCCAGGCGTATCTTCGACCGAGGCGAACTTCAAGCCCCTCCAAAAACTAATAGAAGAAAAAACAGGTATCTTTTTGCCTGAACATAAGGAGATGTTATTCACATCCAGATTAAACAGCCGTTTTAAATCCTTAGGGCTGAAATCGATCGATGCCTATACTCAATATCTGCGGCATGCCCCGGATGCTGAGAACGAACTGGCCAGGGCCGTTGATTGTTTAACTACTCACACCACGCATTTCTACAGAGAAAAACACCATTTCGAATTCCTAAATGATGTAGTTTTCCCCCACCTTCTGCAAGAAGGAGAAAAAAACGGTGTCAGAAGATTAGCTGTCTGGTGCGCCGGCTGCTCTACCGGTGAAGAGGTATATACCGTAGCCATTACTACGAACACGTTCTGGGGGCAGTACCCGTCCTGGAAAATAAAAATTATGGCCACGGATATAAGCCGGGAGATTTTAGAAGTGGCGCGCACAGGTATTTACCCGCATAGTATAAAAAAAGACATTCCTAACCTGTATTTGAGGAGCTTTTTTACAGAGATCACCTCGGATGGTCTCCGCTGCCTTCAGGTTAAGCCGATACTTGAGAATATGATTTCCTTTGAAGAACACAACCTTATGGATGGGATCCCATCGCTATTTCCCTTTGACATCATTTTTTGCCGCAACGTGCTGATCTACATGGGAAAAGAGGCGAAAAAAGATATCTTGAATACATTTTACAGGGCGCTGAGGGACGATGGTTTTCTTTTTCTGGGACATTCCGAGTCCTTGATTGGATTAAATGATAAATTTTATCCTATGGGAAGGACTATATACCAGAAAATTCCCGAAGCATAA
- a CDS encoding methyl-accepting chemotaxis protein, protein MLKFLQSYINKNLRFKILITLILTSALFTGVLIYIGVNSHREDVLNKVTRFELELADMTHAGIKHPMAIGNMDAVREQLRDIKTAMKGVEVYITDADQTVVYASHEETVGAKLGDLLADTELTKNLSNILSTGVDPKRPFLQTINGEPYNLIFHPILNEPACYNCHAPAKRVLGSLVVRQSVAADYASIASLRNRYIMAGALGVISLVVILNYLITRLITRRIHYLADKAKQVAEGDVDVNIEVRGEDSIETLNKNFNIMLRHLRDRIEYANSLKLGISDPFFVVDPDLTITYMNDAAAATTGYQREEVEGKVKCWNVFNSNICKTDCGLKRSMETGQAGGRVYCEITNRHGETIPIEASAAVLKDSSGKVLGGFKIFHDITARVEAEKILKETAAKEEEQRRYLEGRVDNLLNVLDKAAGGDLTARVESIGKKDLMDRLADKVNEMFEKIGSLIKQTKRTAEIVARGTNQISAGNQDLSQRTQEQAATIEEAGATLEQMTANVSQNAANTMKVNQLAQESVTLAQEGTSVVKETVHAMTEVWTASKKIVEIMDLVNEITFQTNLLALNAAVEAARAGEHGRGFAVVATEIRNLSKRSGEAAKDIQNLIHDSMAKIEESHKLVGQTGSSLEKITGCITAVSEAVSEVSAATQEQSRSIEQVNQAVTDMGDVVQQNAALVEQLAGASQTLAAKAALLKKLTKEFSVAGADEDSIEEETLTPATLTGREKRGTMPPVKRPLRQDMLQKAVLKEISPEEADLNMEEGFEEF, encoded by the coding sequence ATGCTTAAGTTCCTTCAATCCTACATAAACAAAAATTTGCGCTTCAAGATCCTGATCACGCTAATCTTGACCTCGGCGCTTTTTACGGGTGTCCTTATATACATTGGCGTTAATAGTCATAGAGAGGATGTCCTGAATAAAGTGACGCGGTTTGAACTGGAACTGGCGGACATGACGCACGCGGGGATAAAACACCCCATGGCCATCGGTAATATGGACGCGGTCAGGGAACAACTAAGGGACATCAAAACGGCCATGAAGGGGGTAGAGGTTTATATAACGGATGCCGACCAGACCGTAGTCTATGCCAGTCATGAAGAAACAGTTGGGGCCAAGCTCGGGGATCTATTAGCGGATACCGAACTCACAAAAAACCTGAGCAATATACTTTCTACCGGCGTTGATCCCAAACGGCCATTCCTGCAGACTATAAATGGCGAACCATATAACCTTATTTTTCATCCCATTCTTAATGAACCGGCTTGTTACAACTGCCATGCCCCGGCCAAAAGGGTGCTGGGCTCTCTGGTGGTGCGTCAATCCGTAGCCGCTGATTATGCCTCTATTGCCTCTCTTAGAAACCGGTATATCATGGCCGGAGCGCTGGGAGTCATATCTTTGGTTGTAATCCTTAACTATCTGATAACCCGCCTCATCACGCGGCGCATCCACTATCTGGCCGATAAGGCAAAACAGGTAGCGGAAGGAGACGTAGATGTAAATATCGAGGTGAGGGGCGAAGACTCCATAGAGACGTTGAATAAAAACTTCAATATCATGCTGCGACACCTGCGCGACAGGATAGAATATGCGAACAGTCTGAAGCTCGGGATCAGCGATCCATTCTTCGTTGTCGATCCGGATCTTACCATAACCTATATGAACGATGCCGCTGCGGCCACAACCGGATACCAAAGAGAAGAAGTGGAAGGCAAAGTAAAGTGCTGGAACGTCTTCAACAGCAACATCTGCAAGACCGACTGCGGATTAAAAAGAAGCATGGAAACAGGCCAGGCGGGGGGAAGGGTGTATTGTGAAATCACTAACCGTCATGGGGAAACTATTCCTATAGAGGCCAGTGCCGCCGTTCTTAAAGACTCCAGCGGCAAGGTACTGGGAGGTTTCAAGATATTCCATGACATTACCGCCAGGGTCGAGGCAGAAAAGATTCTCAAAGAAACAGCCGCTAAGGAAGAGGAGCAAAGGCGGTATCTGGAAGGACGGGTGGACAATCTGCTCAATGTCCTGGACAAGGCCGCCGGGGGAGATCTCACGGCCAGAGTAGAGTCCATAGGTAAAAAAGACCTCATGGACAGGCTGGCAGACAAGGTCAACGAGATGTTCGAGAAGATTGGCTCGCTCATAAAGCAGACAAAAAGGACTGCGGAAATTGTGGCCCGGGGGACAAATCAGATCTCCGCGGGTAATCAGGACCTGTCGCAGCGGACTCAGGAGCAGGCGGCCACTATAGAAGAAGCCGGCGCCACCCTCGAACAAATGACCGCCAATGTCAGCCAGAACGCTGCCAATACCATGAAGGTCAACCAGTTGGCTCAGGAATCCGTGACCCTGGCGCAGGAAGGAACATCAGTAGTGAAAGAGACGGTCCATGCCATGACTGAGGTGTGGACCGCCAGCAAAAAAATTGTAGAAATTATGGACCTGGTTAACGAGATCACCTTTCAGACCAATCTCCTGGCCCTTAATGCCGCGGTGGAGGCCGCCCGGGCCGGTGAACACGGCCGCGGTTTTGCGGTGGTAGCCACGGAAATACGCAATCTTTCCAAGAGAAGCGGGGAGGCAGCTAAAGATATACAGAATCTCATCCATGACAGTATGGCTAAGATTGAAGAAAGCCATAAGTTAGTCGGTCAAACCGGCAGCAGTCTGGAAAAGATAACCGGATGCATCACTGCCGTGTCCGAGGCCGTTTCTGAGGTCTCGGCGGCTACTCAGGAACAATCACGCAGTATTGAGCAAGTGAATCAGGCTGTTACCGATATGGGGGATGTTGTACAGCAAAATGCCGCTCTGGTTGAACAATTAGCAGGCGCTAGTCAAACGCTGGCGGCTAAGGCCGCGCTCCTGAAAAAGTTAACCAAGGAATTTTCTGTGGCCGGGGCAGATGAAGATTCCATAGAGGAAGAGACGTTGACTCCGGCAACCCTCACCGGGAGAGAAAAAAGGGGGACTATGCCCCCGGTAAAAAGGCCTTTACGTCAAGATATGTTGCAAAAGGCCGTGCTTAAAGAGATATCCCCGGAAGAAGCAGATCTCAACATGGAGGAAGGTTTTGAAGAATTCTAA
- a CDS encoding diguanylate cyclase, whose translation MARVLVIDDSRLMVEFAKSILVKTGHEVFTAPDGPSGIEIARAEKPQVILLDVIMPGIDGYETCSRLKNDEDTKDMAIVMLTSKAEPADKIKGLALGAVDYVTKPFDAGELIARVNTQVKLQELYNALQERNRQLEEMAIRDGLTTLYNHRYFQEQLATEFAKSIRYGDALTCIIIDIDHFKQFNDTYGHQTGDAILSEMGRLLRQLTRSGDVPARYGGEEFAVLLLRCDRTTGRSCAERLRKAVEDHEFRFQDNTFRVTVSVGAASSPDERISLAKELLEGADKALYAAKRGGRNKAEFF comes from the coding sequence ATGGCCAGGGTCTTGGTTATAGATGATAGCCGCCTGATGGTGGAGTTTGCAAAGAGCATCTTGGTAAAAACCGGCCACGAGGTATTTACGGCCCCGGACGGACCTTCTGGAATAGAAATAGCCAGGGCGGAAAAGCCCCAGGTGATTCTTTTAGATGTAATAATGCCGGGGATAGATGGTTATGAAACCTGCAGCCGGTTAAAGAACGACGAGGACACTAAGGACATGGCCATCGTAATGTTGACATCAAAGGCCGAGCCGGCCGATAAGATCAAGGGATTGGCCCTGGGGGCGGTGGATTATGTTACCAAACCTTTTGATGCCGGGGAACTGATTGCACGGGTGAATACCCAGGTCAAATTGCAAGAGCTGTACAATGCCCTACAGGAAAGAAATCGTCAACTGGAAGAGATGGCCATCCGCGACGGGTTAACCACCCTTTACAATCATCGATATTTTCAGGAACAACTGGCTACGGAATTTGCGAAGTCAATACGTTACGGCGATGCATTGACTTGCATTATCATAGACATTGACCACTTCAAGCAATTTAATGACACATACGGACATCAGACCGGAGACGCCATCCTTTCCGAGATGGGCAGGCTGTTAAGGCAGTTAACCCGTTCCGGCGATGTGCCGGCACGTTACGGCGGCGAAGAATTTGCTGTTTTGCTCCTCAGGTGCGATAGAACTACGGGCCGGTCCTGCGCGGAACGGTTAAGAAAGGCGGTGGAAGATCATGAATTCAGATTCCAGGATAACACCTTTCGGGTTACGGTTAGCGTAGGCGCAGCCAGTTCTCCGGATGAACGGATATCCCTGGCCAAGGAACTACTGGAAGGGGCAGACAAGGCCCTGTATGCAGCCAAGAGGGGCGGACGTAACAAGGCCGAGTT
- a CDS encoding chemotaxis protein CheD: MYRTYHPKLNKTVIILMPGEYYATANGEVISTMVGSCIATCIFDEEHKIGGMNHFMLPGVVGPKNLLLTEAGRYGMFAMELLIGELIKMGGNRKKFKAKIFGGGYVIKFRRSDGNVPQANIDFAKKFLELEGIPLLAEDVGGDNGRKILFFTHTNKVLVRRIGSREAMAPVQKAEEQYKSRVLRKRLDESGLTLFE; the protein is encoded by the coding sequence ATGTATCGTACTTATCATCCCAAATTAAATAAAACGGTCATAATTTTGATGCCCGGAGAATATTATGCCACGGCTAATGGAGAAGTAATATCTACGATGGTGGGTTCCTGTATAGCTACATGCATCTTTGACGAAGAACATAAGATCGGAGGCATGAATCATTTTATGCTCCCCGGTGTAGTCGGGCCCAAAAACCTGCTCCTGACCGAGGCCGGCCGTTATGGAATGTTCGCTATGGAGTTACTGATCGGCGAGCTGATAAAAATGGGTGGGAACAGAAAAAAATTCAAGGCAAAAATTTTTGGCGGGGGCTATGTCATAAAATTCAGAAGATCAGATGGAAATGTCCCGCAGGCCAATATTGATTTTGCAAAGAAATTTTTAGAGCTGGAAGGTATTCCACTATTAGCTGAGGATGTAGGCGGCGATAACGGCCGAAAAATATTATTTTTTACGCATACCAATAAAGTTCTTGTCAGGCGTATAGGCTCCAGGGAGGCCATGGCCCCAGTGCAAAAGGCAGAAGAACAATACAAGTCCCGGGTTTTGAGAAAACGGCTTGATGAATCCGGGTTAACACTCTTCGAGTAA
- a CDS encoding response regulator — MNALHERTHMDGKGGKEEKMDITILLADDSKLVQAKFRLALEKAGFQVISALDGKEGLSIAREKKPDLIILDVNMPGMDGWQVLRSLKIHPELRKIPVIMATTADKIADIERGFSLGAKEYVVKDEQLTRLVDKVEKVMASQKPETKVEGSWVKKMFS, encoded by the coding sequence ATGAACGCTCTACACGAACGTACGCACATGGACGGAAAAGGAGGAAAAGAGGAAAAAATGGACATAACGATCTTGTTAGCCGATGATTCAAAGTTGGTTCAAGCCAAGTTCAGGTTGGCACTGGAAAAGGCAGGGTTTCAAGTTATCAGTGCCCTCGACGGCAAAGAAGGGCTGAGTATTGCCAGGGAAAAGAAGCCGGATCTCATTATCCTGGATGTGAATATGCCGGGGATGGACGGTTGGCAGGTCCTTCGCTCTTTAAAGATTCATCCTGAATTGCGCAAGATACCCGTCATTATGGCTACGACTGCGGACAAGATTGCCGACATAGAACGGGGTTTTTCTCTGGGCGCAAAAGAATACGTCGTCAAGGACGAGCAACTCACCCGTTTGGTCGACAAGGTTGAAAAAGTGATGGCAAGCCAGAAACCTGAGACAAAAGTTGAAGGGAGCTGGGTAAAAAAAATGTTCTCGTAA
- a CDS encoding chemotaxis response regulator protein-glutamate methylesterase: MKKIKVLIVDDSALFRRFLCDLLAQDQTLSVVGTAADAHEAGDKAVSLRPDVLTLDVEMPGISGIDFLRKLMQTNPLPVVMVSSYTEENDLLTIEALEAGAVDFVLKPVNGGTRDKENFAGEVVQKVKTAALSRIKKTSGLDQIQKKEISLQYEKRLFFRQLVAIGASTGGTRAVYEVLRILPPDTPGIAVVQHMPLKFTRLFAQRMNELCPLSVKEAEDMDYIQPGHVLIAPGDRHMGIEGNESGYRIRLLDGPPVNFYRPSIDIFFQSVAEIAGNKAVGVILTGMGTDGAKGLLAMRRNGAYTIAQDKETSLIFGMPGAAIKLGATCEIAPIHRIPESILAGLSTGAI; encoded by the coding sequence ATGAAGAAAATAAAGGTCCTGATAGTTGATGATTCGGCCCTCTTCAGACGTTTTCTTTGTGACCTTCTTGCTCAGGATCAAACGCTTTCTGTAGTCGGGACTGCTGCCGATGCCCATGAGGCCGGCGATAAAGCCGTCAGCCTGAGGCCTGATGTCCTTACTCTCGATGTAGAAATGCCGGGGATAAGCGGCATCGATTTTCTTCGGAAACTTATGCAAACCAATCCCTTGCCGGTGGTAATGGTAAGTTCTTATACTGAAGAAAATGACCTCCTGACTATCGAGGCCTTAGAGGCCGGCGCAGTGGACTTTGTTTTAAAACCGGTTAACGGCGGGACCCGGGATAAAGAGAATTTTGCCGGAGAGGTTGTGCAGAAGGTAAAAACAGCCGCCCTGAGCCGGATAAAAAAAACTAGCGGGCTGGATCAGATACAAAAAAAAGAGATATCCCTTCAATACGAAAAACGGCTTTTTTTCAGGCAACTGGTGGCCATAGGGGCCTCAACCGGCGGCACGCGGGCTGTTTATGAGGTATTACGTATCTTGCCTCCGGATACACCGGGTATAGCCGTCGTTCAGCACATGCCGCTCAAATTTACCCGTCTTTTCGCCCAGCGCATGAATGAGCTATGTCCCCTGTCCGTTAAGGAGGCCGAAGATATGGATTATATTCAGCCCGGACATGTCCTCATAGCCCCGGGCGACAGACATATGGGGATAGAAGGCAACGAATCAGGCTACCGCATCCGACTCTTAGACGGGCCGCCGGTCAACTTTTACAGACCTTCTATCGATATATTCTTTCAATCCGTGGCTGAAATCGCCGGGAATAAGGCGGTCGGGGTCATATTAACAGGCATGGGGACCGACGGGGCAAAGGGCCTCTTGGCCATGCGCAGAAATGGCGCCTATACCATTGCGCAGGATAAAGAGACTTCTTTAATATTTGGCATGCCGGGTGCAGCCATAAAGCTGGGCGCTACCTGTGAGATAGCGCCGATACATAGGATACCGGAGTCCATATTGGCCGGTTTGTCCACAGGAGCAATCTGA
- a CDS encoding response regulator, with protein sequence MEKHVLVVDDSPTLRASISFCLNNAGYRVSEAVNGKDGLVRLQEMESQKKPPALIISDVNMPEMDGITFIKEVKKTNWKFIPILVLTTESQEAQKLRGKSAGAAGWLLKPFRPEQLLWVVRKFVR encoded by the coding sequence ATGGAAAAACATGTCCTGGTAGTTGATGATTCACCCACTCTGCGCGCCAGCATCTCTTTTTGCCTGAACAACGCCGGATATAGGGTATCCGAGGCTGTGAACGGCAAGGACGGGCTCGTCAGGCTGCAAGAGATGGAGTCCCAAAAAAAGCCGCCGGCGTTGATTATCTCAGACGTGAATATGCCCGAAATGGACGGCATAACCTTTATAAAAGAAGTCAAAAAAACAAACTGGAAGTTTATCCCGATTCTTGTTCTGACCACCGAATCACAAGAGGCGCAGAAATTGAGAGGAAAGTCTGCCGGAGCCGCCGGCTGGCTCTTGAAACCTTTCCGGCCGGAACAACTCCTCTGGGTCGTAAGAAAGTTTGTTCGTTGA
- a CDS encoding chemotaxis protein CheA, whose translation MEQDELLQIYFSEAEELLQNMEHGLMTLESDPQNQSVINEVFRAMHTMKSSSAMVGFTQLSEHAHLLENLMERIRSKQLPITQNLVSFLLENHDVIKSAVENASQGKPDAGLDAFSSMAEKVKRFMGLAAEQEEGRATAPITTGMSGGQKESSKGSYYEIDMRFRKDIFQTGQDPLMLLYELGDLAEIISVETDLSSLPPFLEMDPFQLYLAWRLLIKTDRPLPTIEKVFVFVQEDELNQVSIRDVSSHFRDGVDTRMADKPLGEILIDQKLVSEQEIQEVLTQQKKVGEALLEKGKISPDELNKIVDLQEKSRTVLRKSTVRVDTDKLDQLANMVEEMTIQMARISAILGNLPPDVTRKLGGEPDILNRIGREVQEQVMRLRMFPIEGTFQRFQRMARDLAREHHKQVKIVLGGGETELDKDVIEQINDPLKHLIRNCIDHGIEVPEERKRSGKSPEGIISLNAYQQEGKIYIEIKDDGRGIDAEAVRRKAIEKGLIKENDQPLPEEIYKFLFIPGFSTAKEISSISGRGVGMDVVQNNIQQLGGMIDVFSEKGKGATFVIKLPLTLAVIDGMYVGIGDDIFVIPLLTVLSTAKLEKGNLKTIEGKGEVIRLGDSCVPLIRLDRVLGIDRRQTDTEPLVVFVSSEKKILGLVVDEILDHQQVVIKNLEKNFCRISGIAGGAIMPDGSVALVLDVYGLDHLFFDRGRVHEPVH comes from the coding sequence ATGGAACAGGACGAGCTTTTACAGATATATTTTTCAGAAGCGGAAGAATTGTTGCAAAACATGGAACACGGCCTGATGACCTTAGAATCCGATCCGCAAAATCAGTCCGTTATTAACGAGGTCTTCCGGGCGATGCACACTATGAAGAGCAGCTCGGCTATGGTCGGCTTTACCCAGCTCTCTGAACACGCCCATCTCCTGGAAAACCTCATGGAAAGGATACGCAGCAAACAACTGCCTATAACCCAAAACCTGGTCTCCTTTCTCCTGGAAAACCATGATGTTATAAAATCGGCGGTGGAAAATGCTTCCCAGGGAAAGCCGGACGCAGGGCTGGATGCCTTTTCGTCCATGGCCGAAAAAGTAAAACGGTTCATGGGCCTAGCCGCAGAACAAGAAGAAGGCCGGGCAACTGCGCCGATAACTACCGGCATGTCCGGCGGCCAGAAGGAATCCTCCAAGGGATCTTATTACGAGATTGATATGCGCTTTCGCAAGGACATCTTCCAGACCGGACAGGATCCGCTGATGCTGCTGTATGAACTGGGAGATTTGGCTGAGATAATATCCGTAGAGACAGACCTGTCTTCTCTGCCGCCATTTCTGGAGATGGACCCCTTTCAGCTTTACCTTGCCTGGCGGCTCCTGATCAAAACCGACCGGCCCCTGCCCACCATAGAAAAGGTATTCGTCTTTGTCCAGGAAGATGAATTAAACCAGGTTTCCATAAGAGACGTATCATCACATTTTCGGGACGGGGTGGACACCAGAATGGCTGACAAGCCGCTGGGAGAGATATTAATTGATCAAAAACTGGTCAGCGAGCAGGAAATACAAGAAGTCCTCACCCAGCAGAAAAAGGTTGGGGAGGCTTTATTAGAAAAGGGCAAAATCTCTCCGGATGAACTAAACAAGATCGTTGACCTCCAGGAAAAAAGCCGGACGGTCCTGCGTAAGTCCACGGTACGCGTAGATACAGATAAGCTCGACCAGCTCGCAAATATGGTGGAAGAAATGACCATACAAATGGCGCGAATCTCCGCCATCCTGGGGAATTTGCCGCCGGATGTCACCAGAAAATTGGGCGGTGAGCCGGATATCCTGAACAGGATCGGCCGGGAGGTGCAGGAACAGGTTATGCGTCTTCGCATGTTTCCTATCGAAGGCACATTTCAAAGGTTTCAAAGAATGGCCCGGGACCTGGCCCGGGAGCACCATAAGCAGGTTAAGATTGTCCTGGGTGGAGGAGAAACGGAACTGGACAAAGATGTTATTGAACAGATAAACGACCCCTTAAAGCACCTGATACGCAATTGCATTGACCACGGGATCGAAGTCCCTGAGGAGAGGAAACGGTCGGGCAAATCCCCGGAGGGAATCATCAGCCTTAATGCTTACCAGCAGGAAGGCAAGATATACATTGAAATTAAGGATGATGGCCGGGGTATCGACGCCGAAGCAGTGCGGCGAAAGGCTATAGAAAAGGGCCTGATTAAAGAAAACGACCAGCCCTTGCCTGAAGAGATTTACAAGTTCCTATTTATCCCCGGATTTTCCACTGCTAAAGAGATCAGTTCCATATCCGGCCGCGGGGTAGGGATGGACGTAGTACAGAATAACATTCAGCAATTGGGAGGGATGATCGATGTCTTTTCCGAAAAAGGCAAAGGAGCTACCTTCGTCATAAAGCTCCCTTTAACCCTGGCGGTTATTGATGGTATGTATGTTGGCATAGGGGACGATATTTTTGTCATACCCTTGCTAACCGTTCTAAGCACAGCCAAGCTTGAAAAAGGCAACTTAAAGACCATTGAAGGCAAGGGTGAGGTAATACGTTTGGGGGACTCATGCGTGCCGCTCATCCGCCTGGATAGAGTCCTGGGTATAGACCGCCGGCAGACAGATACAGAACCATTGGTCGTTTTTGTAAGTAGCGAAAAAAAGATCCTGGGCCTGGTTGTGGACGAAATACTCGATCACCAGCAGGTCGTAATTAAAAACCTGGAGAAAAATTTCTGTAGAATTTCCGGGATTGCCGGGGGCGCTATTATGCCCGATGGCAGCGTAGCCCTTGTTCTGGACGTGTATGGTCTGGATCATCTATTTTTTGATCGAGGCCGGGTCCATGAACCAGTCCATTGA
- a CDS encoding chemotaxis protein CheW yields MEEQYITFYLDDEEYGIEINKIREIIGYRRFTRVPGVKDIVKGMVNLRGVIFPIFDLRLKFNLPPKEYNKFSVIFVLEIAGRIMGIIVDTTSDVISLSPAEILLTPRLSPSIRTEYIKAVAQQGDRLIILLDLERILDEKELEELDATA; encoded by the coding sequence ATGGAAGAACAGTATATAACCTTTTATCTTGATGACGAAGAATACGGGATAGAAATTAATAAGATAAGAGAAATCATCGGCTATCGCCGTTTTACCCGGGTACCCGGGGTTAAAGATATTGTAAAGGGGATGGTTAACTTGCGCGGTGTTATATTTCCCATCTTTGACTTGAGGCTCAAGTTTAATCTGCCACCAAAGGAATACAACAAATTTTCCGTTATATTTGTCCTGGAAATCGCGGGGCGTATCATGGGCATTATCGTAGACACTACCTCAGACGTCATCTCGCTCAGCCCGGCAGAAATCTTGCTTACACCCAGGCTTTCTCCTTCCATACGGACGGAATATATAAAAGCCGTGGCCCAACAGGGTGACCGTTTAATCATCTTACTGGATCTGGAACGAATTCTGGATGAAAAGGAATTGGAAGAACTGGATGCAACCGCTTAA